TTCACACCTGGCGATGCTGCTCATCACCGGGGCAACGCTGATGGCCGGAGGCATACTGGCCATCGTCGCCCTTCACGTGATCACGGATTGACTGGGAAATTAGCTCGCATTGGGTAGCCTAAATGCGTAGAAAGCAGGTCTGTTGTGAACGCAACCGCCTTTGAGAGCAGCGACAGTGTCCGGCACTCCAAGCCTCTGCGCTACGTCCAATCGCTGAAATTGGATGAGCCGCTGGAGATGGAACTTGGCGGCCATTTGCCGAGCCTGGAAATCGCCTATGAGACATATGGTCGGCTCAATGCGGCTCGGGATAATGCCGTATTGGTCTGCCACGCCATCAGCGGCGATTCCCATGTGGCCAGGCACAGCGACCAGGACGATCCCGGATGGTGGGACATTGCAGTCGGTCCTGGGAAAGCGATTGATACGGACAGGTTTTTCGTGGTGTGCCCCAACCTGTTGGGCGGCTGCCGCGGAACCACGGGGCCGGGCAGCGCCAATCCGATTACGGGCAAGCCTTATGGGCGCGATTTCCCGACCGTCACCGTGGCCGATATGGTGGAGGTCCAGCGCCGGCTGATTGATTCTCTGGGTATTCGCCAACTCCGCGCGGTTGTCGGGGGCTCCCTGGGGGGACACCAGGCGCTGACCTGGGCGACCCGTTTCCCAGACCGCCTGCGCGGCGTCATTGCCCTGGCAACCTCGCCGCGCCTGACCAGCCAGGCCCTGGCGTTCGATATTGTGGGGCGCAACGCGATTCTGCGCGACCCGCACTTCGACGGCGGCCAATACTATGGAAAATCCAACGGGCCGTCGGTGGGCCTGGCGCTGGCTCGGATGATAGGCCACATCACCTACTTGTCTCCGGAGGCCATGCGCGAGAAATTCGAGGCGGACCGTCTGCACCCGCGGGACGTGGCGATCGAATTCGAGAAGAAATTCTCCGTAGGTTCCTATTTGGGCTATCAAGGGGCGAAATTTGTCGAGCGCTTCGACGCCAACAGTTACGTGACCCTTTCGTTGGCGATGGACCTGTTCGACCTGGGGAATACACCTGCCGAACTGGCCGCCGCGTTTCGTCCAGCCCGCTGCCGCTGCTTGGTGCTGAGTTTTTCCAGTGACTGGCTGTTTCCCCCTGCCCAGTCACGGGACATCGTCAATGCCCTGGTCGCCAACGGCGCGGCCGTCAGCTACTGCAATGTCCAGAGCGGTTGCGGGCACGACGCCTTCCTTTTGCCGGACGAGATCGAGATTTACGGCGGGATGATGCGGGCGTTTCTGGATGACCTGGCGCCAGAGGGCAACTCTCACGCGGCCATCAAAGACGAGCTGCATGGTCCCACCAGCATCTTCCACCAGCATCGGCTGGATTACGACCGCATCCTGGAGTTGGTGCCCTCCGGGTCGAGCGTGCTGGACCTGGGCTGCGGGTCAGGCGGATTGCTTGCCGGCCTGCAGCGGCGCAATCCCCGGCGGCTGGTTGGAGTCGAACTGGACGAACGCAAGATTCTCACCTGCATCGGGCGCGGGCTGGACGTCATCCAGGCCGACCTGAACAAAGGGCTGGCTGCGTTCGGGACGGATGAGTTTGACTGCGTGATATTGTCGCAAACGCTGCAGGCTGTGTTCGATGTGGACGGTCTCCTGACAGAAATGCTCCGGGTTGGCCGTGAGTGCATCGTGAGCATCCCTAATTTCGGGTATCATCGACTCCGCCGCATGCTGGCGGAGGAGGGCCGGTCGCCCAAATCCGCGGGTGTTTTGCACAACGAATGGTATAACACCCCGAACATTCGCTTCTTCACCATTGCGGATTTTGAAGATTTTTGCCGCTCAAAAGAGATTCGAGTTCACCGTCAAATCGCGTTTGACACGGAAGCCGGGGCGGAAGTCTTCAGCGAACCGAACCTCAATGCGGACCTGGCTATCTTCGTCATTAGCCGCAAGGGGCCGGTTTCACCGGCGAGGCGGGAGTAACATGTCGAATCGCGCCTGGTTCCAATGCATCAACCGGCAATGCGGGGCGACCTACCCGCTAAATGCCATTGTGTACCAGTGTGAGCGGTGCGGTTCACTGCTGGAAGTCGAGCACGACCGGGAAGCGCTGGCTGGCCGCAGCGCTGCCGACTGGAAGAGGCTCTTCGAGGAGCGATACAAGAGCAATGAGTGGCCTTACGGCTCGGGGGTGTGGGGCAAAAAGGAATGGATTCTGCCCGAAATCGACCACGAGAACATCGTCTCGCTGTACGAAGGGGGCACGAACCTTTTTTGGGCGGAGCGTTTCGGGAAGGTCATCGGGCTAAAGGACCTTTGGATCAAGCTGTGCGGGAACACCCACAGCGGTTCGTTTAAAGACCTGGGCATGACAGTCCTGGTCTCCCAGGTCAAACAGATGATTGCCCAGGGCGCGCCTATAAAAGCAGTCGTTTGCGCCTCGACAGGCGATACCTCGGCGGCTTTGGCCACCTATTGCGCTGCGGCGGGCATCCCGTCCATCGTGCTCCTGCCTCGCGGCAAAATTTCCATCGCTCAATTGGTGCAGCCACTGTCCAATGATGCCCTGGTGCTGTCGCTCGACACAGACTTTGACGGGTGTATGCGGCTGGTCCAGGAGATCACCAAGGACCCGACCCTGTACCTGGCCAACTCGATGAACTCGCTGCGAGTTGAGGGACAAAAGACCGTCGGCATCGAGATAGCCCAGCAGTTTGATTGGGAAGCGCCGGACGTGATCATCATCCCAGGCGGCAATCTGGGCAACGTCTCCGCGCTTGGCCGA
The sequence above is drawn from the Verrucomicrobiia bacterium genome and encodes:
- a CDS encoding homoserine O-acetyltransferase, whose product is MNATAFESSDSVRHSKPLRYVQSLKLDEPLEMELGGHLPSLEIAYETYGRLNAARDNAVLVCHAISGDSHVARHSDQDDPGWWDIAVGPGKAIDTDRFFVVCPNLLGGCRGTTGPGSANPITGKPYGRDFPTVTVADMVEVQRRLIDSLGIRQLRAVVGGSLGGHQALTWATRFPDRLRGVIALATSPRLTSQALAFDIVGRNAILRDPHFDGGQYYGKSNGPSVGLALARMIGHITYLSPEAMREKFEADRLHPRDVAIEFEKKFSVGSYLGYQGAKFVERFDANSYVTLSLAMDLFDLGNTPAELAAAFRPARCRCLVLSFSSDWLFPPAQSRDIVNALVANGAAVSYCNVQSGCGHDAFLLPDEIEIYGGMMRAFLDDLAPEGNSHAAIKDELHGPTSIFHQHRLDYDRILELVPSGSSVLDLGCGSGGLLAGLQRRNPRRLVGVELDERKILTCIGRGLDVIQADLNKGLAAFGTDEFDCVILSQTLQAVFDVDGLLTEMLRVGRECIVSIPNFGYHRLRRMLAEEGRSPKSAGVLHNEWYNTPNIRFFTIADFEDFCRSKEIRVHRQIAFDTEAGAEVFSEPNLNADLAIFVISRKGPVSPARRE
- the thrC gene encoding threonine synthase; this translates as MSNRAWFQCINRQCGATYPLNAIVYQCERCGSLLEVEHDREALAGRSAADWKRLFEERYKSNEWPYGSGVWGKKEWILPEIDHENIVSLYEGGTNLFWAERFGKVIGLKDLWIKLCGNTHSGSFKDLGMTVLVSQVKQMIAQGAPIKAVVCASTGDTSAALATYCAAAGIPSIVLLPRGKISIAQLVQPLSNDALVLSLDTDFDGCMRLVQEITKDPTLYLANSMNSLRVEGQKTVGIEIAQQFDWEAPDVIIIPGGNLGNVSALGRGLLLMKDLGLIAKLPRIVVAQAERANPLYRAYLRHFESFEPVQAQKTLASAIQIGNPVSFQKAVRTLKQFDGIVEQATEEELADAAALGDRTGMFNCPHTGVALAVMLKLLKAGKIDKAQRVVVISTAHGLKFVEMKVQYHQKALDFPCRHANQPLELPARLDAVKSALHQALQNRSQFHL